The nucleotide window GAGCTGTTCGAACTCGCTCTCTGTGGCGGCGTCGACGGCGAACGCGCCCGTCAGCGAGGAGGCGACGACGATCGGCTCGTCCGTAACGTCGCGTGCGAAATCGCGGATGAACTCGGCGTACAGCATCGACGAGTAGACCAGCGGCGGCCGCTCGGAGCGACCGAAGCCGGGGAGATCGACCGCGATCACGTGGTAGTGTTCGGCCAACTGCTCGACGATCGACGCGAACTCCTGGCTGCTCGCGGCGGCGTGAATCCCGTGACACAGGAGCATGTCCGGGTCGTTGGGGTCGCCGGCGACTGTGTAGGCCGTCTCGATCCCACGCCAGCGATACGTCCGTTCGACGCCGACGATCGGGTTTTCGAGGTCAGTCGCACGGTTCGCCAGCAGCCGGTTCCCGAGGACTGCCGTGCCGACGGCACCGACCGCTGTACCGAGCACTGTTCGGACGTTCATACCTGTCAGTAGATCGCCACCGTTCTTCAACCTGCGGTTTGGGTTCAGAATCTGCCGGCGAGAAATCCGCTACGTGTTCTCGACGCCGGCCTCGAGTTCGTCGATACAGTCTTCGACGGGGGTCAGCAGTTCGTCGGCGATCGTGTACGGATCGGTCTCGCCGTTGCGGACGGCTTCGGCGAGGTCGTCGATCCCGCCAGCGGCCGCGAGTTCGTCCTCGAGGATGTCGTGGACGTCCTCGCGCAGGAGGGTTCGGATCTCCTCGGCATAGCGCTGTCGAACCTTCTGGGCGTGGGTGCCGGAGTCGATCAGATACGTCTGGTGGTTCGCGAGTTCCTCGATGAACGTCTCGACGCCGTCGCCGTTCGTGGCGATGGTTTCGACGATCGGCGTGGTCCAGCGCTGCTCCTCGTCGGCCGTGTCGCCCCAGTCGTCGGCGTCGCCCATCGCATCGGCGCCGTGGTGGCCAGTTCCGCCAGCCCCGAGGCCACCGCCGCTGCCGAGGTGGATCATTTCTTGGAGTTCCTGGACGGTCCGGTCGGCACCCGGCCGGTCGGCCTTGTTGACGACGAAGACGTCGGCGATCTCCAAGATGCCGGCTTTCAGCGTCTGGATGTCGTCGCCCGAGCCCGGCGGGACGAGCACGGCGACGGTATCTGCAGTCCGGACGATATCGATCTCGTTCTGGCCGGCACCGACGGTCTCGATGATGATCTTGTCCTTGCCGAAGGCGTCCATCGCCTTGACGGCGTCTGCGGTCGCCGTCGAGAGGCCACCGAGCGTGCCGCGGGCACTCATCGAGCGCACGAAGACGTCCATGTCGCCCACCGACGACGCCATCCGGATACGGTCGCCGAGCACCGCACCGCCGGAAAACGGCGACGACGGATCGATTGCGATCACGCCGACCGTCTCGCCGCGTTCTCGGTAGGTCTCGGCGAGTTTGTCGACGAGCGTCGACTTGCCCGCTCCCGGTGAGCCGGTGATCCCAACGACGTCGGCGTCGCCGGTATGGGCATAGAGCGCCGACACGAGCTCTCGGTACCCCGGCGAGCGGTTCTCGATCTTCGAGATTACTCTGGCCAGCGCCCGGTGTTCGCCCTCGAGCAGCCCTTCGAGTAAGGCAGCGTCGTCCGCGTTCATCGCTCGGGGGCGTTCTCGCGGACGAACTCGATCGTCTCTTCGATCGACGTCCCGGGACCGAAGACGGCCGCGACGCCCTGTTCTTTGAGTTCGTCGCGGTCTTCATCCGGAATGACGCCGCCGGCGAGGACGAGTGTGTCTTCTTTCGCGCCGTACTCCTCGAGTCCATCCATGATCTTCGGGACGAGCGTGTCGTGAGCGCCCGAGAGAATCGAGATGCCGAGGACGTCGACGTCTTCCTGGACGGCCGCCTGAACGATCTCGTCCGGCGCTTTGTGCAGGCCGGAGTAGATGACCTCGAAGCCGGCGTCACGGAACGCACGGGCGATAACGTGTGCGCCACGGTCGTGACCGTCGAGCCCTACTTTCGCGACGAGACATCGAATCGACTCCTGCTCCTGTTCGCTGCTCATACCACTACTTCCCGAGCCGCCTGTTTGACTTTAACGGAAATTCGTGGGTGATCGGTCGATCGGCCGCGCAGTCGTCGACACGCGCCAGCGCGCCGTGTCGTGTTCCCATCATGTTCGCGCAGAACTATGCTGAACCAAAGGCTAAAGAGCGAAACGACCGAACATTCTGCTAATGACTATCGTTCGTTTACTGCGGAGGGATCTCTCGTGGGCGTCGAAATAAAAGAGACGAGGGTGACCGATGCTGAGTTCGAGGAGATGAAAGGGTTCGTCTTCGAGTATCTCGCGGCTAGCGTCGAGAAAGAAGAGGAAGGTGGCCGCATGCGCTGGTACCCTTGGCACTCCGCCGAGTACCGGCACAACCACATCCTCAACGTGGTCTCGCTGTCCGAAGAGATCGCGCGCAAGGAAGGCGCGGACGTCGACGTCACGCGCGTCGCCGCTCTCTTTCACGACGTGGCCAAACTCGAGACGGATCAGGAACTCCACGCCGAAGCTGGCGCTCGCGTCGCTCGCGAATACCTCGAGTCCCGAGCCGGGTATCCCGAGTCGTTCATCGAGCAGGTGTGTCGAGCGATCGAACACCACTCGTTTCAGGGCGATCTGACCGATCTCGCCCTCGAGACGCAGTGTCTGATCGAAGCCGACTTACTCGATAAGGTCGGTGCGAACGGCACGGCGCTCATGCTGTTGCGCATGGGCTATGAGGCACGCACTCACATGGACGCCGGCGAGATGGTCGACCGCGTCTTAGAGCGCGGCTACGACGCCGCCTCGCGCGTCCAGAGCGAGACTGCAGAGAGCATCGCCCATCAGCGACTGAAGCGCGTGAAGTGGTTCCGCGAGTGGCTCGAAGACGAGATCGCGGCGATGGGATAACAGCGCGTCCTAACAGCGGCCCCTTTTCGACTGCCGACCGTCTCAGACGACTCGTGCCGTTCCCGCGACGAGAAAGAGGAGCCCGAACCCCGCCAGCACGACGGCGCTGAGGCCAGCGACGGCGGGCGCGAAGTTATCGACGCGTCGACCCGCTGCGACCAGCGTTGCGGGATAAATGACGATCCAGATCGCGATGCCACCGAAGAATCCGGCGAGCAGCGCCGGCGACCCGGTCTGGACGATCAGTTCCCCAGCAAGCGCCGCACCAGCGCCTGGGACGTGGGCGAGAACGTCGAGCGTCCCGGACTCGAGTAAGCCGACGCCGACGGTGAGCCAGAACCCGATCTGGTAGGGGTTGGTCAGCGAGAGCGCGAACGTTTTCCGAAAGCCGTTCGACTCGTGGCGGCCGCCGTCGGTAAACGACGTGGCGGCGCGGGCCTCTTCGATCGCGCCGACGGCGAAATACAGCATCAGCAGGCCGCCAGCGAAGTAGAGTACTGGCCGGACGATCGGATAGCGGTCGATCACGGCCATCGCACCGGCGAGTGTGAGGACGAAAAAGAGGACGTCCGCGACCATCGCACCGAGGCCGGCCCGAAAGCCGGCCGGCCAGCCGCTGACGACGCTTTCCTCGGCGATAATGGCGTTCATCGGTCCCGGCGGTGCAGCGAGGGCGAGTCCGAAGACGACACCCGCAAGCGCTGTCGTAACGACACTCATGTCCGTTTGCGCACACTCCGTCGGCAGCCGTGAAAAGCCCAGTGACTTCGACGCGAGCCGACACGAGCGCCCCACTGACGCCTGAGACGGACTGTTGTAACTATGGATCGCCAATCGCCAGAACGAGGCCGGCGATCCGCGAGTCGTGACTACAGGAGACCGTCTGAGACGACGGCTTTGATGTGATTGCCGCCGTAGACGCAGTCATGGTTGACGTGCTTTCGGACGAGATCGGGCGCTTCATTCGGGCGGTCGGTCCGGATCCCGACGAACAGCTTCGCGAGATGGACGACTACGCCGACAGCGAGGGATTCCCCCACGTCGGCCCCGAGGTCGGCGCGTTTCTCCGGTTCGTCGCCCGCATGAGCGACGCCGAGCGAATCTTCGAGTTCGGCTCCGGCTACGGCTACTCGGCGTACTGGATGGCCGAGGCGTTGCCCGCTGACGGCGAACTCGTTCTCACCGAAGTCGACGAAGACGAACTCGAGTTGGCTCGCGACTATCTGACCGCAGGCGGCTACGACGACCGCGCGCGGTACGAACTGGGAGATGCATTGGCAACGGTCAAGCGCTACGACGGCCCGTTCGATGTCGTGTTGATCGACCACCAGAAACACCGGTACGTCGACGCTTTCGAGGCCATCCGCGAGAAGGTGCCGGTCGGCGGCGTCGTCGTCGCGGACAACGCGATCACCGCCGGTCCGATCCAGTTCGAGAAACTACTCGAGATCGCAGACGGCGGAACGCCCGAAGACGTCAACGAGCATACTCGAGGGATCGCCGACTATCTCGAGCGCGTCGGCTCTGATCCGGCGTTCGAAACGATCGTAGTGCCCCTTGGCGAAGGAATCGCGGTCAGTTATCGAGTCGAGTAGTCGGACGTCTCGCCTTCGAGAATCTGTTCTTCGGGCGTGTCGGCGCTCGACGTGGCTCCATACTCCCGGAAGCCGAGAAACGCCGTCGTCGAGCCGGCCGAGAGCAGCGTCGCCCACGTGACCGCCAGCAGCCCGCTGACGACGGGGTCAACGGGACCCGGAACGGTCGCACCAACCGTTTCCAGCCCTAGCATGTGCACACCCGCAACGGCGATGAAGACGGCCCAGAGCGCGAGTGCGAGATGGGCAAGCGTTCGTCGCGAGACTCGAGTTGCATACTGAGCGACACAGTAGACGCCAGCGATCGCGACTGCCGTCGCCCCGGCGGTCGGGACGAGTGCGTCGGCGCCACCGGTCGTGCCGGCAACGGCGAAGCAGACGAGCGATATGGCGAACAACTGCCGATCCGAACAGGTAGTAGTCGGAATCACGTCGTGCACCGCTTTGCTGGGACGAATAGGCGATCAGATATATAGCTGTTGGATCCTCGTGTGAACAGCCCACACAGTTATGCGCTCCGATCAGCCGCTGGAAGCGTCATCGAGAACGTCGTCCCCTCGCCGGGTTCGGTCTCGACCCAGATCTCGCCGCCGTGGCGGTCGACGATTCGCCGACACAGCGCCAGCCCGATTCCGGTCCCCGGGTGTTCCTCGTATGTGTGCAACCGCTGGAACACCTCGAATATTTCATCAGTCTTGTCGGGGTCCATGCCGATTCCCTCGTCGCTGACCGAGACGACCCAATCGCCGCCATCACGCTCGGCCGAGACGTGGACCCGCGGTGGCTCGTCGCCGCTGTACTCGAGCGCGTTCGAGAGGAGGTTCTGGAACAACTGGCGCAGCTGTCCCGTGTCTCCGCGAACACGGGGCAGCGACGACGTTGTCACGGTCGCGTTCTGTTCGTCGATCCGAAACGCCAGCGTCTCTCGAACGTCCTCGACGACGGCCTCGAGGTCGACCGGCTCGAGTTCGTCACCTCGCGTTTCGACCCGCGAGTATTCGAGCAGGCCGTCGATCATCGCCGACATGCGATCGGCACCGTCGACGGCGTAGTCGAGAAACTCCAGTCCGTCGTCGTCCAAGACGTCCTCGTAGCGACGTTCGATCAACTGGAGGTAACTCGAGATCATCCGTAAGGGCTCTTGCAGGTCGTGAGAGACTGCATAGGCGAACTGTTCTAAGCGTTCGTTTGACGCCTCGAGTTTGCGCTGGTACTCCGTGCGCTCAGTGACGTCTTGGACGACGAACATCCCCGTGGTGATCTCGCCGGGGGTCTCGACCGGGAGGGTGTACGCGAGCAGATCTCGACCATGGGACGTCATCTCGAAGGTTCGCTCCTCGCCCGTCAGTGCGGCCCGGAAGTGTGGATCGACCTCCGCGGCGAGGTCGTTCGGATACCGCTCGTAGATCGTCTGTCCGATCACGTTCCCCGGATCGATCCCGAGCTCGCCGATGAGTTGGCCACCGGCGGCAGTAAAGCGGAGTTCGTCGTCGAAGAGGGCGACCACGCCGTTCGGGAAGTTCTCCGCAAGGGTTCGATAGCGCTGTTCGCTCGCCTCGAGTCGTCGCTGTCGCCTTCGGCGGTCGGTGACGTCCCGGACGATCCCTGCTCGCTGGTAGCCGGTCGCCGCGTCCTCAGTTTGAGCGGCGTTGCGGTCGTGATCGACGACGTCCGCGGTGCTGCCGCCCGCATTTCCGGCCATCTCTTCGGTCATCGAAATTCCCGTGACGGTCACTTCGATCGGGACCTGCGTTCCGTCTCTCGTCTCGAGTGTGGTCTCGATCGTCGACGACTCGCTGTCGTCGGTGAGCACCTGCTTCGTGTGCCCGATCACGTCCTCGCTGGCGACGAGCGACGCATGAGCGCCGAGCAGTTCGTCTCGATTGTAGCCGGTGAGCGAAGTGTACGCGTCGTTGACGGCCGTAAACCGCCCGTCTTCGTCGATAACGTAGATCCCGTCGTCGATGGTCTCGATAATCCGCTCGTACTGCTCGAGTTGTCGTTCCCGTCGCTTTCGGGCCGTGATATCTCGGAAATACACCGACAGGCCCGTTTCTGAGGGATACACGTGGATTTCCATCCACAGGTCGAGTGACTGTGAGTATCGCTCCCAGGAGATTGACTCCTGTGTCTCCATCGCCTCCTCGTATCGATCGACGAGCTCGGATCGCGTCCCGCCGGGGAATACGTCCCAGACCCGTTCTCCGACGAGTTCGTCGCTCGAGTAGCCCAGCAGTTCCTCGGCGCGCTCGTTGACGTGGGTGAACCGCCACGACTCGTCGAGCGCGTAGAACGCGTCCGAAATCCGCCCGAGGATCTCGCTCAACTCCGTCTCGAGTTCGCTCTTGTGGCGCTCGAGGTCGCGTTCGGCTTCCTTCCGAGCCGTGATATCCTCGGCGATGGCGATCACGCGCGCAAGTGAGCCGTCGCTTTCGGTGACCGGCGCAGCGTTCACCGAGAGCCAGGTCCGGTCACCCGAAGGGGCCTCGATCACGAGTTCCTCGTCGAGAACCGGGTCGCCGGTCGCCCGGACGCGAGCGGCCGGGGTATCGTCCGGCGCGAGTGGCTGTGCCGAAGCGTCGGTGACCCGCCACTCATCGGCGGCGGCGAGCGTCGCGAGCGTCGCGTCGTCGGATAGCCCGTAGTCCTCCCGTGCACGACGGTTGACCAAGAGGACGTCACCGTCGGCGTCGGTGACAGAAATCGCAACCGGAGCCGTGCGAAGCAGTTCCTCAGTCTGGACGCACTCGCGCTCGAGACGGTGTTCGTGATGCAGCCGATCGAAGGTCGCCTCGAGGCTCGAGGCGACGATTTTGGCGAGCGAGCGGTCGCCCTCGTCGAACGCATTTCGCGTCTCCGACCCGATGATCACGATACCGTGCTCACCGATCGGGAGACAGAGTTCGCTTCGAATCGGTGTCTCCGGATTGTAGACGTCCGGATCGGATCTGACGTCGCTGTAGATCGATGGCTCGCCGCTCTCGAAGACCTGCCAAGCGATTCCCTCACCTTCCGCGAACGTCGGCAAGTCTCCGAACAGCGTCGCTGCGGGATTGGACCAGGCGACCGGCTCGAGACGGTCGGTCTCCGAGTCGTAGAGAAAGACGCCGTTGATCTCGAGTCCGAGAATATCGAGCAAGTCCTGCGAGACTCGCTTGGCGACGTCCTCGCGGCTGTTCGCACCCATCCACTCGTGAACGGCTTCGTTCAGCCGCCGTAACTGGGAGACCCGGCGGCGCTGTTCAGTCACGTCGTAGTAGAGTTCGATTCGGCCGCCGGCGTAGGGGCCGGATTCGATCGGCCTGCTCCGGTGCTCGAGCCAGCGTTCCTCGCGGTCGTTACCGGGGGTGACGTGACACTCGAAGCGTTCGACGTAGTCGGTGTCGTCGTAGGTGGCACCGACGGTGTCCGCGAAGGAGTCCGGGTCAGCGACCCGATTTCGGATCGTCTCCTCGATCAGCCGTCGCTTATCGCGACCGAGAGCGGCAGCCCGGTCGAGACCGAAGTAGCGCTCGGTCGCTTCGTTGATCCACGCTACGTTGTGCTCCTCGTCGAGGACGAAGACGCCGACGTCGGCCTCATCCAGGGTCTGCATAGCTGATTCGAAGGCCGTGTCCGTCAGGGAGCTGCTCGGTCGAGCGCTGTCCGACTGGTCGACCGCTCGGACGACGCCCACAGCGCCACGGTGCTGTCCATCCGCCCGAACGTGATTCACTCGGAGCCGACAGGGCACGGCCACTCCGTCGGCGGTCCGGAGTGGGTACTCGAGCGTGGCGACGTCGCCGGCGGCTCGCTGCTGGTCTCGGACGTCTCGTTCGAATCCCGTCATCTCGATGCCCGATAGCAGCATCGTAACGGGGTTGCCGAGGAGGTCCTCGCGGGCGTACCCCGTTAGCTCGAGGAGCGTGTCGTCGACTGCGACAAACTGACCGTCGGTGTCGAGTCGAAAGACGCCGCCCTCCATCGTCTCGACGAGCGTCTGGCACCACTGCGGCTCCGTCTGGCTGTCGTCGGCTGCCCAGAACGCCGTGTTTGACGGTTCTGTCCGGTCGCTCATTGTCTGCATCAAGCCACTCAGACGCATAAGTCCAGCGTGCACGCAACGCATCCAGTGCCGGTTCGCGAACGCGACGACAGCCGAGGGTCGGAGGAGCGTCGCTACTCGTCCCGCCCGTCGGCGTCGACAAGAATGCGCTTTTCGGGGGAGGGTCGACCCGGATGAATCCCGTACTGAGCGAAGCCGTAAAGAACTGTTAGTGCCACCGCACAGCAGACCACTGCGGCAGCGACCGACTCGAGTGCGAGTGAGAGGGCGGGGCTGGCAACCGTCTCTCCAACGGCCGCCGCCGAGTCGCTCGCGGGAGCCGCAACCAGCGCGTACGGGAGAAAGCTGACGAACGCGACCGCCCACCAGCGCTGGGTCGCCAGACGGAGTCGGTCGACGCTGTAGTTCTGAGCGGAACGAGCGATCACGGCGACTCCAAGGGCTGTCAATCCGAGCCCCAGAAGCAATCGAAACGGTGCGTCCAAGCCAGTATTAATTGTGATGCCGACAGCGATGATCGAAACAGCGCCGGCGAGTCGCAAGACAGCGGAGACAGAGAACGGACGAGTCATGGCTTGACAACGGTAGTCGGTCGTTGTACAAAACTCTCGCGAACCGATCGCGATCGATTGGCAGGGAGGCAGTCGTCGGTTGGTTGCGGCCGACAACAAAGGACGTATTACCAGTGCCGACGAGACGAACGTGAGAACGAATGTGGCCGAACGTCGATCCGAATTCGGAGGACGATTCGTGCAGTTCCTGAAACGACTCTGGAAGCGACACGTGACGGGCCAACCCGATCGCTATCAGGCATATGTCTCTCTTCCGACGCGCGACGATCACCTCCCGTTTGGCGAGGTTCACGACCATATCGAGGAACTCGAACACGTCTTTGAGGGCCGTCTCGACGTGTACGCACGGTTAGGGGGTATCGCGGTAACCACCGACCCCGTCCCGGCCGACCAGTTCGACCGAGACGCGTTCGAAGCCGCACTCGACCGACTCGAGGACTGTTACGCCGACACGCACTCGCTAGTGCGACTCGAGAAATGGCGGCCATCGAAGGACCGACTCGTCAAATCATTCGTCATCGTCCCGGTCAAACCGCTCTTTCCTCGGGAGGAACCCGACGACGCGCCGCGGGTCCGGTCGGCTGCCGACTGACGGGGAATGTCGATCGAATCAGTCGTCGTCGCTTGGACCGGGTTCGGATCCAGGTTCACGGTCGGAACGAGAGGACTGACCGCTGGCTGGACGGTCGCCCCCGGTCGTTCGTCCGCCTGAAGCCTCCTCGTCCGGTGTGACGGTGACAGTACGTCCCATCCACCGGTCGATGTTCTCGGCGACGTAGTCTTTGCCACCCCAGCCGAAAGCGATGCCGGCACCGATGGCGACCGCTGCGGCGAGTCCCCACGCAAGTGCTCGCGCGAAGACGTAGAGGATGCCGACGTCGATCCCCATCGTATCGAGGCCGATGACGATCGCCGTAAAGTACAGGAACATCCGTGCGCCGTTGGCGAACCAGCTCGCGTAGGCTGTTTTGGTCGCCGCTCGCGTCCGCTCGATAACGTCACCGATGAAGTCGGCGACAACGAATCCGATGACAATGACAAGCAGGCCGGCGATGAAGGCCGGCAAGTAAGCTACTGCCGTCGAGATCCACTCTGAGAGGAGTTGGATCGCGAGCGCGTTGGCGGCCGCGAGGATGGCGATGCCGTAGACGAACCATTTCGCGAGCGAGCCGAACGCGCTAGAGACGGCTCGTTCCGTGCCGCCGAGTATGCGGCCGAGCGGGGTCTCGAGAACCATTCTGTCGAGTTCAATTCCATCGGCGAGCCGTCGAACGGCTCGCGCGGCGATGCGACCGACGATCCAGCCGACGAAGAGGATCACCAACGCACCGATCAATCGCGGGAGGAACGTGACGAGTTCTGCGGCCGGATCTTGTAGCCAGTCGGGAACTTGTTGGGCGGGTTGTTGCTGTAGCATGTGTGAACATCGTTGTTGTGCCCCGTGCTTTGTAATTGAGTGCCTATCAAAATGTAGTGAAAACAACCAATCATAGCCGAAGACGGCGCCTCGATTGAAGTATCCGTTATCCCGAATTGTACGTCCAGTGGATCATAACGAAACGATGGTGGAAGCAACAGATAGACTGAGAAGACTAAACAGGAAGCGGTGTGATGACTGTCTCGCCCGCTAGCGATAAACGACAATTGCTGTCGATGCCGCGCTTTGAGTGATCGATCACGCTGTGGCGCTGTCCAGTTCGGGGAGCATCACGCCGTCGTATCTACCGAGTTCCTTTCATGATCGTGTCCCGACTGATCCGCCGCTTCCCATCCATAGCGAGGGTCAGATCCATTGAGTACATCCGTGCACAGTCGATCGGTTCACGAGCGACGGCTGATGCGATAGAATCCCGGTGAGAACGTTACAAGCCGTCGAATTCGATAGATACGTCACTGTAGATCACGACAAGTGATATGAATTAGGTCGACAGTAGCGCACATTGACTGCCATATATTTAACATGAATGACTGTTTTGGTAATGAGTGGTTAGCTAGACTGGACCTGCAGCTTCCGGGAGCGAGCCTATGTGCCTCTATCAGGCTGCGGATCGACGTGTGGTTCCGGCAGGAGGTCCTCGAGCGGCTGGTCGTCGAGCCACTCGAGTAATCTCACGAGCTGTTCCGAAGCGGCCTCGAACAGCTGGGTGCCGATTTCGGGCGTCGCATCTGTTTGGTCGCCGAAAACGCCGTTCTGACTGTTTTCGATTGCATCGTAGAAGGTGGTCGCGCCGTGGACGCGTTCGGCGTCGTAATCGAAGACGGTACCGCCGTCACGAGCGTCCTCGAGGCGGTCTTCGCGGACGAGCGTTTCGGCGATGTGCATGATCATGGCAGTTTCCTTGGGGCCGCCGTGGGGTCCGGGGGTCTCGAAGACCTCCTCGATCAGGCCGGGGATCGATTCGTCCCACATCCACTCGATGGCATAGGCCGTGGCGTCGTCGTGGAGACGGCGGCCGACCTCCCGGAGATGGTCGACGTTGCCACCGTGGGCGTTGACGTAGACGATCCGGTCGATACCGTGGTAGGTGAGATTCCGCGAAAAGCTCTCCACGAAATCTCGAAACACCGGCGCCTCGATCCACATCGTTCCGTGAAACTGCCGGTGGTGGGAACTGACTCCAATCGGGATCGGTGGCGTACAGAGATGGCCCGTCCGTTCGGTTGCCTCGCGGGCGAGCGCTTCGGCGATCATGTAGTCGGTCCCCTCCGGCAGATGGGGGCCGTGCTGTTCGGTCGATCCGAGCGGGACAACCGCGAGCGATTCGTTTGCGACGTACTCACCGAGATCTGGCCACGTCTGATGGGGGAGGTACATACCTACTGGTCACGTTGGAGCCAGAAAACTGTCTAGTAAACTTTCGTTTCGACACTGGCCTCGACCCGGTCTTGGCACTCGATCGGGAGACGCAGCTACCGAGTCTCCGTCGCCACTTTCCGTCAGTACACACCCGACCACGCGACGACCCTACATCGATTCGGACCTCGGTTCAGTTGTCGGTGTGACATCGATCGTCTCAGATAGTGGTGTGTCAGATAATCGTTCTGATCAGTGCAGACTCCCTTTCGGATGCCGGTTTTCACGGTTCGAGATCGATCGACCCGGGATCCATGATAAGCCTTAATAGATAATGGCCGTCGAGTTATTATATGGCAGTCGTAAGCGTCTCGATGCCGGACGAACTCCTCAAGCGACTCGATCAGTTCGCGGACGAACACGGCTACACCGGCCGGAGCGAAGTCGTCCGGGAGGCCTCTCGGAATCTGCTCGGCGAGTTCGAAGACACCCGTCTCGAGGACCGTGAGCTAATGGGCATCGTCACGGTGTTGTTCGACTACGAGACGACCAGCGTCGAAGAGCGGATGATGCATCTCCGCCACGAACACGAGGATCTCGTCGCCTCGAACTTTCACAGCCACGTCGGGGACCACTACTGTATGGAACTGTTCGTTCTCGAAGGCGAACTCGAAGACATCTCGACGTTCGTCGGCAAGATCCGAGCGACCAAGGACGCGCTGACGGTGGATTACTCGGTGATTCCGGTCGACAGCTTCGATCCGATCTCGCAGGACAACTAAAGCAGAGGTTGCCAGCGATTCGTGACGGCGCTGTTCGTCGTCCGTCAGCGAGCCCGTTCGGTCGTCTAGCTGGCTGAACAGCTGTCGATCGATATTTCTCGATTTGGGCACCGAATTTATCACTCACTTCGAGCGAACAGTATTGTTTTACCGTTTGCCCATCCAAGGGTCGGGCATGAGCTATCGGAAGGTCAACTACGAGGAGGTCGAGCAGGTCTCGAGTGCGATGCATTTCCTGAGTGATCCACTCGAGACCGAGCAGGTGGGTGTGACGGTAGCACGGTGTGATCCGGGGTGGAACAGCAAGCCACACGACCACACGGACAACGATCACGAGGAGGTCTACGTGCTCATCGAAGGCGAAGCAACGGTGGTCGTCGACGACGAACCGGTCGCGATGGAAACCGGAGACGCCCTCTGGCTCCCGCCGGAGTCGACACGTCAGATCCGAAACGGCGACGAGGAGAGCGCGTTCGTCCTCGTCAGCGCCCCGAGTATCGGGGACGAGGACGGCGACGAGTGGTTGCTCTCGGGATTCGCTGGCTGAGCACTCGAGCGGGTGCCGGCCTCCGATACCCTCTCGCTGGTGGTCAACACAGCCGCTACTCGAAATCGAGTCGCTCGAGCGACGGGCTGTGCTCGAGTGCGTTCGACGTAACACCGGAAGTGGTGGGGTTGCTACTATATAATTCATTGGATACAGCGGAAGCAGCGGAACCAAAGGATAAAGCCGTCCGCCGAGACATCCTACACAATGTCGGATTTTAGCTTCAAGCCGACTGGGAGCATCTTCAAAGAGCGTGAAGCACTCTTAGAGGAGTGGACACCCGACGAACTGGTCGGCCGGGACGAAGAACTCAGGCAGTATCATGCGGCACTGCAACCCGTCATCGAAGGTGAGACGCCCTCGAACATCTTTCTGTACGGGAAAAGCGGCGTCGGGAAAACCGCCGCAACCCGATTTCTCCTCCAACTGCTCGAGCGCGACGCCGGGAAGGTCGATGGGCTCGAACTCCATACGGTCGAAATCAACTGCGACGGTCTCAACTCCAGTTACCAGACGGCCGTCGCGCTCGTCAACGAACTCCGTGATCCCGCAAATCAGATCTCGAACACCGGCTATCCGCAGGCGTCGGTTTACCAATTCCTGTTCGACGAACTCGATGCACTCGGTGGCACCGTCCTCATCGTTCTCGACGAGGTCGATCACATTCGTGACGACAGTCTCCTCTACAAACTCCCGCGAGCACGCTCGAACGGCGA belongs to Natronorubrum aibiense and includes:
- a CDS encoding PAS domain S-box protein, with protein sequence MSDRTEPSNTAFWAADDSQTEPQWCQTLVETMEGGVFRLDTDGQFVAVDDTLLELTGYAREDLLGNPVTMLLSGIEMTGFERDVRDQQRAAGDVATLEYPLRTADGVAVPCRLRVNHVRADGQHRGAVGVVRAVDQSDSARPSSSLTDTAFESAMQTLDEADVGVFVLDEEHNVAWINEATERYFGLDRAAALGRDKRRLIEETIRNRVADPDSFADTVGATYDDTDYVERFECHVTPGNDREERWLEHRSRPIESGPYAGGRIELYYDVTEQRRRVSQLRRLNEAVHEWMGANSREDVAKRVSQDLLDILGLEINGVFLYDSETDRLEPVAWSNPAATLFGDLPTFAEGEGIAWQVFESGEPSIYSDVRSDPDVYNPETPIRSELCLPIGEHGIVIIGSETRNAFDEGDRSLAKIVASSLEATFDRLHHEHRLERECVQTEELLRTAPVAISVTDADGDVLLVNRRAREDYGLSDDATLATLAAADEWRVTDASAQPLAPDDTPAARVRATGDPVLDEELVIEAPSGDRTWLSVNAAPVTESDGSLARVIAIAEDITARKEAERDLERHKSELETELSEILGRISDAFYALDESWRFTHVNERAEELLGYSSDELVGERVWDVFPGGTRSELVDRYEEAMETQESISWERYSQSLDLWMEIHVYPSETGLSVYFRDITARKRRERQLEQYERIIETIDDGIYVIDEDGRFTAVNDAYTSLTGYNRDELLGAHASLVASEDVIGHTKQVLTDDSESSTIETTLETRDGTQVPIEVTVTGISMTEEMAGNAGGSTADVVDHDRNAAQTEDAATGYQRAGIVRDVTDRRRRQRRLEASEQRYRTLAENFPNGVVALFDDELRFTAAGGQLIGELGIDPGNVIGQTIYERYPNDLAAEVDPHFRAALTGEERTFEMTSHGRDLLAYTLPVETPGEITTGMFVVQDVTERTEYQRKLEASNERLEQFAYAVSHDLQEPLRMISSYLQLIERRYEDVLDDDGLEFLDYAVDGADRMSAMIDGLLEYSRVETRGDELEPVDLEAVVEDVRETLAFRIDEQNATVTTSSLPRVRGDTGQLRQLFQNLLSNALEYSGDEPPRVHVSAERDGGDWVVSVSDEGIGMDPDKTDEIFEVFQRLHTYEEHPGTGIGLALCRRIVDRHGGEIWVETEPGEGTTFSMTLPAADRSA
- a CDS encoding DUF1467 domain-containing protein; translation: MTRPFSVSAVLRLAGAVSIIAVGITINTGLDAPFRLLLGLGLTALGVAVIARSAQNYSVDRLRLATQRWWAVAFVSFLPYALVAAPASDSAAAVGETVASPALSLALESVAAAVVCCAVALTVLYGFAQYGIHPGRPSPEKRILVDADGRDE
- a CDS encoding mechanosensitive ion channel family protein, with protein sequence MLQQQPAQQVPDWLQDPAAELVTFLPRLIGALVILFVGWIVGRIAARAVRRLADGIELDRMVLETPLGRILGGTERAVSSAFGSLAKWFVYGIAILAAANALAIQLLSEWISTAVAYLPAFIAGLLVIVIGFVVADFIGDVIERTRAATKTAYASWFANGARMFLYFTAIVIGLDTMGIDVGILYVFARALAWGLAAAVAIGAGIAFGWGGKDYVAENIDRWMGRTVTVTPDEEASGGRTTGGDRPASGQSSRSDREPGSEPGPSDDD
- a CDS encoding creatininase family protein, which encodes MYLPHQTWPDLGEYVANESLAVVPLGSTEQHGPHLPEGTDYMIAEALAREATERTGHLCTPPIPIGVSSHHRQFHGTMWIEAPVFRDFVESFSRNLTYHGIDRIVYVNAHGGNVDHLREVGRRLHDDATAYAIEWMWDESIPGLIEEVFETPGPHGGPKETAMIMHIAETLVREDRLEDARDGGTVFDYDAERVHGATTFYDAIENSQNGVFGDQTDATPEIGTQLFEAASEQLVRLLEWLDDQPLEDLLPEPHVDPQPDRGT